A region from the Citrobacter koseri ATCC BAA-895 genome encodes:
- the maeB gene encoding NADP-dependent oxaloacetate-decarboxylating malate dehydrogenase, with translation MDDQLKQSALDFHEFPVPGKIQVSPTKPLATQRDLALAYSPGVAAPCLEIEKDPLAAYKYTARGNLVAVVSNGTAVLGLGNIGALAGKPVMEGKGVLFKKFAGIDVFDIEVDEHNPDKFIDVVAALEPTFGGINLEDIKAPECFYIEQKLRERMNIPVFHDDQHGTAIISTAAILNGLRVVEKNISDVRMVVSGAGAAAIACMNLLVALGMQKHNIVVCDSKGVIYKDREPNMVETKAAYAVVDDGKRTLDDVIDGADIFLGCSGPKVLTQEMVKKMARAPMILALANPEPEILPPLAKEVRSDAIICTGRSDYPNQVNNVLCFPFIFRGALDVGATAINEEMKLAAVHAIAELAHAEQSEVVASAYGDQDLSFGPEYIIPKPFDPRLIVKIAPAVAKAAMDSGVATRPIADFDAYIDKLTEFVYKTNLFMKPIFSLARKAPKRVVLAEGEEARVLHATQELITLGLAKPILIGRPSVIEMRIQKLGLQIKSGVDFEIVNNESDPRFKEYWGEYYKIMKRRGVTQEQAQRAVISNTTVIGAIMVLRGEADAMICGTIGEYHEHFSVVQELFGYREGVHAAGAMNALLLPSGNTFIADTYVNDDPTPEQLAEITLMAAETVRRFGIEPKVALLSHSNFGSSKSVAACKMRQTLELVRERAPELMIDGEMHGDAALVESIRNDRMPDSPLKGAANILIMPNVEAARISYNLLRVSSSEGVTVGPVLMGVAKPVHVLTPIASVRRIVNMVALAVVEAQTQPL, from the coding sequence ATGGATGACCAATTAAAACAAAGCGCCCTCGATTTCCACGAATTTCCCGTTCCAGGTAAAATCCAGGTTTCCCCGACCAAGCCCCTTGCCACACAGCGCGATCTGGCGCTGGCCTATTCGCCAGGCGTAGCGGCGCCGTGTCTTGAAATTGAAAAAGACCCGCTGGCGGCTTACAAATACACCGCTCGCGGCAATCTGGTCGCGGTGGTCTCTAACGGAACGGCGGTGCTCGGCCTTGGCAACATCGGCGCGCTGGCCGGTAAACCGGTGATGGAAGGTAAGGGCGTTCTGTTTAAGAAATTCGCGGGCATCGACGTGTTTGATATTGAAGTCGATGAACATAACCCGGATAAATTCATTGATGTCGTTGCCGCGCTGGAGCCGACGTTCGGCGGGATTAACCTCGAAGATATTAAAGCGCCTGAATGTTTCTATATCGAGCAGAAACTGCGTGAGCGCATGAATATTCCGGTATTCCATGATGACCAGCACGGAACGGCGATTATCAGCACCGCCGCTATTCTTAACGGCCTGCGCGTGGTGGAAAAAAATATCTCTGACGTGCGGATGGTGGTTTCCGGGGCAGGGGCGGCGGCAATCGCCTGTATGAACCTGCTGGTGGCGTTGGGGATGCAGAAACACAATATCGTGGTCTGTGACTCGAAAGGCGTTATCTATAAAGATCGCGAACCCAACATGGTGGAGACCAAAGCGGCCTATGCGGTGGTGGATGACGGCAAACGCACGCTGGATGATGTGATCGACGGGGCAGACATTTTCCTGGGCTGTTCCGGCCCGAAAGTGCTGACCCAGGAGATGGTGAAAAAAATGGCGCGTGCGCCGATGATCCTGGCGCTGGCGAACCCGGAGCCGGAAATTCTGCCGCCGCTGGCGAAAGAAGTGCGTTCAGACGCCATCATTTGTACCGGACGTTCCGACTATCCGAACCAGGTCAACAACGTGCTCTGCTTCCCGTTTATCTTCCGTGGCGCGCTGGATGTCGGCGCAACCGCGATCAACGAAGAGATGAAACTGGCGGCGGTACACGCCATTGCTGAACTGGCGCACGCCGAACAAAGTGAAGTGGTCGCTTCCGCCTATGGCGATCAGGACTTGAGCTTCGGCCCGGAATACATCATTCCAAAACCGTTCGACCCGCGCCTGATTGTGAAGATTGCGCCTGCCGTGGCGAAAGCGGCGATGGATTCCGGCGTGGCGACGAGGCCGATCGCTGATTTCGATGCCTACATCGATAAGCTGACCGAATTTGTCTACAAAACCAACCTGTTCATGAAGCCAATCTTCTCTCTGGCCCGTAAAGCGCCGAAGCGCGTAGTGCTGGCGGAAGGGGAAGAGGCGCGTGTCCTGCATGCGACGCAGGAGCTGATTACGTTAGGTCTGGCGAAACCGATCCTGATTGGTCGCCCGAGCGTGATCGAAATGCGTATTCAGAAGCTGGGGCTACAGATCAAATCGGGTGTGGATTTCGAGATCGTCAACAATGAATCCGATCCGCGCTTCAAAGAGTACTGGGGTGAATACTATAAGATCATGAAACGCCGTGGTGTGACGCAGGAACAGGCGCAGCGGGCGGTGATCAGCAATACCACGGTGATTGGCGCGATCATGGTTCTGCGCGGTGAAGCGGATGCGATGATCTGCGGCACCATCGGCGAATACCACGAACACTTCAGCGTGGTGCAGGAACTGTTTGGCTACCGTGAGGGTGTCCACGCGGCGGGGGCGATGAACGCCTTGCTGTTGCCGAGCGGCAACACCTTTATCGCCGACACCTATGTCAATGACGATCCGACGCCGGAGCAACTGGCGGAAATTACGTTAATGGCTGCGGAAACGGTGCGCCGCTTTGGTATTGAGCCGAAGGTGGCGCTGTTGTCGCATTCCAACTTTGGTTCGTCTAAGTCTGTCGCTGCTTGCAAAATGCGTCAGACGCTGGAGTTAGTACGCGAGCGCGCGCCTGAGCTGATGATCGACGGCGAAATGCACGGTGATGCCGCGCTGGTTGAAAGTATTCGCAACGACAGGATGCCGGACAGCCCGCTGAAAGGGGCGGCGAATATTTTAATTATGCCTAACGTGGAGGCCGCGCGTATTAGTTACAACTTACTGCGTGTCTCCAGCTCGGAAGGCGTGACGGTAGGGCCGGTATTGATGGGCGTTGCCAAACCGGTGCATGTATTAACGCCGATCGCTTCTGTTCGCCGTATCGTTAATATGGTGGCGCTGGCGGTGGTCGAAGCGCAAACGCAGCCACTGTAA
- the tkt gene encoding transketolase produces MSRKDLANAIRALSMDAVQKANSGHPGAPMGMADIAEVLWNDFLRHNPTDPTWYDRDRFILSNGHASMLLYSLLHLTGYDLPIEELKNFRQLHSKTPGHPEIGYTPGVETTTGPLGQGLANAVGLAIAERTLAAQFNQPDHDIVDHYTYVFMGDGCLMEGISHEVCSLAGTLGLGKLIGFYDHNGISIDGETEGWFTDDTAKRFEAYHWHVVHEIDGHDPEAVKKAILEAQSVKDKPSLIICRTVIGFGSPNKAGKEESHGAALGEEEVALTRQKLGWHHPAFEIPKEIYRAWDAREKGEKAQQAWQEKFAAYQKAYPDLARAFTRRMRGELPESWETTTRKYIAELQANPAKIATRKASQNTLNAYGPILPELLGGSADLAPSNLTIWKGSTSLKEDPAGNYIHYGVREFGMTAIANGIAHHGGFVPYTATFLMFVEYARNAARMAALMKARQIMVYTHDSIGLGEDGPTHQAVEQLASLRLTPNFSTWRPCDQVEAAVGWKLAVERHTGPTALILSRQNLAQVERTPEQVKEIARGGYVLKDSGGKPDVILIATGSEMEITLLAAEKLTGEGHNVRVVSLPSTDIFDAQDEAYRESVLPSNVAARVAIEAGIADYWYKYVGLKGAIVGMTGYGESAPAEKLFPYFGFTVENIVEKAHKVLKA; encoded by the coding sequence ATGTCCCGAAAAGACCTTGCCAATGCCATTCGTGCGCTCAGTATGGATGCCGTACAAAAAGCCAATTCCGGTCATCCCGGCGCGCCGATGGGCATGGCGGATATTGCTGAAGTGCTGTGGAATGATTTTCTCCGCCACAACCCAACCGACCCCACCTGGTATGACCGCGATCGCTTTATTCTTTCCAACGGCCACGCGTCAATGCTGCTCTACAGCCTGCTGCACCTGACCGGCTACGATCTGCCAATCGAGGAGCTGAAAAACTTCCGTCAGCTCCATTCAAAAACGCCGGGACACCCGGAAATCGGCTATACGCCAGGCGTTGAAACCACCACCGGGCCATTGGGTCAGGGACTGGCGAACGCCGTCGGTCTGGCGATTGCCGAACGCACGCTGGCCGCGCAGTTTAATCAGCCCGATCATGACATCGTCGATCACTACACGTATGTCTTTATGGGCGATGGCTGCCTGATGGAGGGGATTTCGCACGAAGTCTGCTCGCTGGCGGGTACGCTGGGGTTGGGCAAGCTAATCGGCTTCTACGATCACAACGGCATCTCAATTGATGGCGAAACCGAAGGCTGGTTTACCGACGATACCGCCAAACGGTTCGAAGCGTATCACTGGCATGTAGTGCATGAGATCGACGGGCACGATCCCGAAGCCGTGAAGAAAGCGATTCTTGAAGCGCAGAGTGTGAAAGACAAACCGTCGTTGATTATTTGCCGGACGGTAATCGGCTTCGGCTCACCGAATAAAGCCGGGAAAGAGGAGTCTCACGGTGCGGCGCTGGGAGAAGAAGAAGTGGCGCTGACCCGCCAGAAACTGGGCTGGCATCACCCTGCTTTTGAGATCCCGAAAGAGATTTACCGTGCCTGGGATGCGCGTGAAAAAGGGGAAAAAGCGCAGCAGGCATGGCAGGAGAAGTTCGCGGCGTATCAGAAAGCGTATCCCGATCTGGCAAGAGCGTTTACCCGACGAATGCGCGGCGAGTTGCCAGAGTCCTGGGAAACCACGACGCGAAAATACATTGCTGAATTGCAGGCCAACCCGGCCAAAATCGCCACCCGCAAGGCATCGCAAAATACGCTGAACGCCTACGGCCCAATACTGCCGGAACTGCTCGGCGGCTCGGCGGATCTCGCGCCCAGTAACCTGACTATCTGGAAAGGTTCGACGTCGCTGAAAGAAGATCCGGCCGGGAATTACATTCACTACGGCGTGCGCGAATTTGGTATGACGGCCATTGCCAACGGCATTGCCCACCACGGCGGATTTGTGCCTTACACCGCGACCTTCCTGATGTTTGTGGAATACGCCCGTAACGCGGCGCGAATGGCGGCGTTGATGAAAGCCCGGCAGATCATGGTTTATACCCACGACTCTATCGGGCTGGGTGAAGATGGGCCGACGCACCAGGCCGTGGAGCAACTGGCCAGCCTGCGTCTGACGCCGAATTTCAGCACCTGGCGTCCGTGCGATCAGGTTGAGGCAGCAGTCGGCTGGAAGCTGGCGGTTGAGCGCCATACCGGCCCGACGGCGCTGATTCTCTCAAGGCAGAATCTGGCGCAGGTGGAGCGTACCCCGGAGCAGGTGAAGGAGATCGCCCGTGGTGGTTATGTGCTGAAAGACAGCGGCGGTAAGCCGGATGTGATCCTGATTGCCACCGGGTCTGAAATGGAAATCACCCTACTGGCGGCGGAAAAGCTGACCGGAGAAGGCCATAACGTCCGGGTGGTGTCCCTGCCTTCGACGGATATTTTTGATGCTCAGGATGAGGCGTATCGCGAATCCGTGCTGCCGTCGAACGTTGCCGCTCGCGTGGCGATTGAGGCGGGCATTGCCGACTACTGGTACAAATATGTCGGGCTGAAAGGCGCGATTGTCGGGATGACGGGATATGGCGAATCGGCCCCGGCCGAAAAACTATTCCCTTATTTCGGCTTTACGGTCGAGAATATCGTCGAAAAAGCGCATAAGGTGCTTAAAGCGTAA
- the eutP gene encoding ethanolamine utilization acetate kinase EutP, translating to MKRIAFVGTVGAGKTTLFNALQGNYSLARKTQAVEFNDNGDIDTPGEYFSHPRWYHALITTLQDVDTLIYVHAANDRESRLPAGLLDIGASKRHIAVISKTDMPDADVAAARQLLSGLGFQEPIFELNSHDPQSVQHLVDYLAALTEQEEGAGEETHHS from the coding sequence ATGAAACGTATTGCGTTTGTCGGCACCGTTGGCGCGGGGAAAACAACGCTTTTTAACGCCTTGCAGGGAAATTATTCCCTCGCCCGAAAAACACAAGCCGTGGAATTTAATGACAACGGCGATATCGATACGCCGGGAGAATATTTTAGCCATCCTCGCTGGTATCACGCCTTAATTACCACGCTACAGGATGTGGATACGCTGATTTATGTACATGCGGCAAATGACCGCGAAAGTCGCTTACCCGCCGGGTTATTGGATATTGGCGCCAGTAAACGACACATCGCCGTCATCAGCAAAACGGACATGCCGGATGCCGACGTCGCCGCCGCGCGACAGCTACTGAGCGGGCTGGGATTTCAGGAGCCGATTTTCGAGCTCAACAGCCATGACCCGCAAAGTGTGCAGCACCTGGTGGATTATCTGGCAGCACTCACCGAACAGGAGGAAGGCGCAGGTGAAGAAACTCATCACAGCTAA
- the eutQ gene encoding ethanolamine utilization acetate kinase EutQ: MKKLITANDIRAAHARGEQEMSVVLRASIITPEAREVAELLDFTIVECDESAPAVAPVEDAKTESQRIRETIIAQLPEGQFTESLVAQLMDKVMKEKQSLEQADMQPGFKSVTGKGGVKVIDGSSVKFGRFDGAQPHCVGLTDLVTDKDGSSMAAGFMQWDNAFFPWTLNYDEIDMVLEGELHVRHEGETMIAKAGDVMFIPKGSSIEFGTPSTVRFLYVAWPANWQSC; the protein is encoded by the coding sequence GTGAAGAAACTCATCACAGCTAACGATATTCGTGCGGCTCACGCACGCGGCGAACAGGAAATGTCGGTTGTTCTGCGCGCCAGCATCATTACCCCGGAAGCCCGCGAAGTTGCGGAACTGCTGGACTTCACGATCGTGGAATGCGACGAATCGGCACCGGCTGTCGCGCCGGTGGAAGACGCGAAAACCGAAAGTCAGCGCATTCGTGAAACCATTATCGCGCAACTGCCGGAAGGGCAATTTACCGAAAGCCTGGTCGCGCAACTGATGGACAAAGTGATGAAGGAAAAACAGTCGCTGGAGCAGGCTGACATGCAGCCGGGCTTTAAGTCGGTCACTGGCAAGGGCGGCGTAAAAGTGATCGACGGCAGCAGCGTGAAGTTTGGTCGCTTCGACGGCGCGCAGCCCCACTGCGTCGGCTTAACGGATTTGGTCACCGACAAGGACGGCAGCAGCATGGCAGCCGGGTTCATGCAGTGGGATAACGCGTTTTTCCCGTGGACGCTGAACTACGACGAGATCGATATGGTACTGGAGGGCGAACTGCATGTGCGTCATGAAGGCGAAACCATGATCGCGAAAGCCGGGGACGTGATGTTTATCCCGAAAGGCTCCAGCATTGAGTTTGGCACACCGTCGACCGTGCGCTTCTTATACGTTGCCTGGCCTGCGAACTGGCAGTCCTGCTAA
- the tal gene encoding transaldolase, translating into MNQLDGIKQFTTVVADSGDIESIRHYQPQDATTNPSLLLKAAGLAQYSHLIDDAIAWGKKRGKTQEQQVAEASDKLAVNFGAEILKIVPGRVSTEVDARLSFDKEKSMQKARHLVDLYQQQGVEKSRILIKLASTWEGIRAAEELEKEGINCNLTLLFSFAQARACAEAGVFLVSPFVGRIYDWYQAHSPMDPYVVEEDPGVKSVRNIYDYFKRHRYETIVMGASFRRTEQILALTGCDRLTISPNLLKALQEKEETVIRKLVPSSQTFHRPTPMTEAEFRWEHNQDAMAVEKLSEGIRLFAVDQRKLEDLLAAKL; encoded by the coding sequence ATGAACCAGTTAGACGGCATCAAACAATTCACCACTGTCGTGGCAGACAGCGGCGATATCGAATCCATTCGCCATTATCAGCCTCAGGACGCCACCACCAATCCCTCGCTGCTGCTAAAAGCGGCTGGCCTTGCGCAATACAGCCATTTGATTGATGACGCGATCGCCTGGGGCAAGAAACGCGGTAAAACCCAGGAGCAACAGGTCGCCGAGGCCAGCGATAAACTGGCCGTCAATTTCGGTGCGGAAATTCTGAAAATCGTCCCCGGACGGGTCTCTACGGAAGTGGATGCACGCTTATCCTTCGATAAAGAAAAAAGTATGCAGAAGGCCCGCCACCTGGTTGACCTCTACCAGCAGCAGGGCGTGGAAAAATCGCGCATTTTAATTAAGCTCGCGTCAACCTGGGAAGGGATACGGGCGGCGGAAGAGCTGGAGAAAGAAGGCATCAACTGTAACCTGACGCTGCTGTTCTCTTTTGCACAGGCGCGCGCCTGCGCGGAAGCGGGCGTTTTTCTGGTTTCGCCGTTTGTCGGGCGTATCTATGACTGGTATCAGGCGCACAGCCCGATGGACCCCTACGTCGTGGAAGAAGATCCGGGGGTGAAATCGGTACGTAATATCTATGACTACTTCAAACGTCACCGCTACGAAACCATCGTCATGGGAGCCAGTTTCCGTCGCACCGAGCAAATCCTGGCGCTGACAGGCTGCGACCGCCTGACCATTTCTCCCAACCTACTGAAAGCGCTACAAGAAAAAGAAGAGACGGTAATCCGCAAACTGGTGCCGTCATCGCAGACGTTCCATCGCCCGACCCCGATGACCGAAGCGGAATTCCGCTGGGAACATAATCAGGACGCGATGGCCGTTGAGAAACTGTCGGAAGGTATCCGCCTGTTCGCCGTTGACCAACGCAAACTGGAAGACCTGCTCGCCGCCAAACTGTAA
- the eutT gene encoding ethanolamine utilization cob(I)yrinic acid a,c-diamide adenosyltransferase EutT gives MKDFITEAWLRANHTLSEGAEIHLPADARLTPSARELLESRHLRIKFLDEQGRLFVDDDEQQLQPVHGLTSSDTHPKACCELCRQPVAKKPDTLTHLTADKMVAKSDPRLGFRAALDSTIALVVWLQIELPEQWQPWLADIRSRLGNIMRADAMDEPLAAQAIVGLNEDELHRLSHQPLRYLDHDHLVPEASHGRDAALLNLLRTKVRETEVVAAQVFITRNFDVLRPDLLQALNRLSSTVYVMMILCVTKHPLTVSQIQQRLGGEQ, from the coding sequence ATGAAGGATTTCATTACCGAAGCATGGCTCAGAGCGAATCATACGCTCAGCGAAGGGGCGGAGATCCATCTTCCCGCTGACGCTCGCCTGACGCCATCTGCCCGGGAATTGCTGGAAAGCCGCCATTTGCGCATCAAGTTTCTGGATGAGCAAGGCCGTCTTTTTGTCGATGACGATGAGCAGCAATTACAGCCGGTGCACGGTTTGACCAGCAGCGATACGCACCCTAAGGCGTGCTGCGAACTGTGTCGCCAGCCGGTGGCAAAAAAGCCCGATACGCTGACCCACCTGACCGCCGACAAAATGGTTGCGAAAAGCGATCCGCGCCTGGGATTTCGCGCCGCGCTGGACAGCACCATCGCGCTGGTGGTGTGGCTGCAAATTGAGTTGCCGGAGCAGTGGCAACCCTGGCTTGCTGACATTCGTTCCCGCCTGGGCAACATCATGCGTGCCGATGCGATGGATGAACCGCTGGCCGCGCAGGCCATTGTGGGGCTAAACGAGGACGAATTGCATCGTCTGTCCCATCAGCCGCTGCGCTATCTCGATCACGATCATCTGGTGCCGGAAGCCAGCCACGGCCGCGATGCCGCGCTGCTGAATTTGCTGCGTACCAAAGTGCGTGAGACGGAAGTCGTGGCCGCTCAGGTCTTTATCACCCGCAATTTTGACGTGCTGCGCCCGGATCTTCTACAGGCGTTGAACCGCCTCTCCAGTACGGTCTACGTGATGATGATTTTGTGCGTGACGAAGCATCCGCTCACCGTCAGCCAGATTCAACAGCGACTGGGAGGGGAGCAATGA
- the eutS gene encoding ethanolamine utilization microcompartment protein EutS codes for MDKERIIQEFVPGKQVTLAHLIAHPGEELAKKIGVPEAGAIGIMTLTPGETAMIAGDLAMKAADVHIGFLDRFSGALVIYGSVGAVEEALLQTVSGLGRLLNFTLCELTKS; via the coding sequence ATGGATAAAGAACGCATTATTCAGGAATTTGTGCCGGGGAAACAGGTCACGCTGGCGCATCTGATTGCCCACCCGGGTGAAGAACTGGCGAAAAAGATCGGCGTTCCCGAAGCGGGCGCCATCGGCATCATGACGCTAACGCCAGGGGAAACGGCGATGATCGCGGGCGATTTAGCCATGAAAGCCGCCGATGTTCATATCGGTTTTCTCGATAGATTCAGCGGCGCGCTGGTGATTTATGGCTCCGTTGGCGCCGTCGAGGAAGCCTTATTGCAAACGGTCAGCGGGCTGGGACGCTTATTAAATTTCACGTTGTGCGAATTAACAAAAAGTTAA